A region of Gemmatimonadota bacterium DNA encodes the following proteins:
- a CDS encoding protein-L-isoaspartate(D-aspartate) O-methyltransferase, with protein MQSASLITRVATHRSGVLFPGIAAFLWITVALGCASEPDPSASTTDPDGRGGDVTAGAVATSNTATAAGAAADSPTAAVVDSVWTPPRPRSVHERQRERARMVEVILDKSPMVTDGAVIRAMMDAPRHVFVHEQTRRIAYDDTPLAIGLGQTISQPYIVAYMTELLEIGPASKVLEIGTGSGYQAAVLAHITPHVYTMEIIEPLLDRARGLLAEEGYDAVQTRHGDGYYGWPEAGPYDAIIVTCAAGHLPPLLWSQLKPGGRIVIPIGEMTGVQRLVVVRKTADGERTSRTVMPVRFVPMTGRVAQ; from the coding sequence ATGCAATCGGCATCTTTGATCACCAGGGTGGCCACCCACCGATCGGGTGTACTGTTCCCCGGCATTGCCGCTTTTTTATGGATAACCGTGGCCCTGGGCTGCGCATCGGAGCCGGATCCGTCGGCGTCCACCACTGATCCGGATGGCCGCGGCGGGGACGTTACTGCCGGGGCCGTCGCCACGTCCAACACCGCCACTGCCGCCGGGGCCGCCGCCGACTCGCCCACTGCGGCCGTCGTCGACTCGGTCTGGACGCCGCCGCGGCCCCGCTCCGTCCATGAGCGGCAGCGGGAGCGTGCTCGCATGGTCGAGGTGATCCTGGACAAGTCGCCCATGGTCACGGACGGGGCCGTAATCCGGGCCATGATGGACGCCCCCCGCCACGTGTTCGTCCACGAGCAGACGCGGCGCATCGCCTATGACGATACGCCCCTTGCCATCGGGCTCGGGCAGACCATCTCCCAGCCCTACATCGTGGCGTACATGACTGAGCTGCTCGAAATCGGTCCGGCCTCGAAGGTGCTGGAGATCGGCACCGGTTCGGGCTACCAGGCCGCCGTGCTCGCCCACATCACGCCCCACGTGTATACCATGGAGATCATCGAACCCCTGCTGGACCGGGCCCGAGGACTGCTCGCCGAGGAGGGGTATGACGCCGTTCAGACGCGCCACGGCGACGGTTACTACGGCTGGCCGGAGGCGGGGCCCTATGACGCCATCATCGTCACCTGCGCGGCCGGGCATCTGCCGCCGCTCCTGTGGTCCCAGCTCAAGCCCGGCGGCCGGATCGTCATTCCCATCGGCGAGATGACGGGTGTGCAGCGGCTCGTCGTCGTCCGCAAGACGGCGGACGGAGAGCGGACCTCCCGCACCGTGATGCCCGTTCGCTTCGTGCCCATGACCGGCCGGGTCGCACAGTGA
- a CDS encoding NAD(P)-dependent oxidoreductase, with amino-acid sequence MKNVLLLGASGNIAPFIIPGLEQHYNLRLADIRPHPGGKPIMHVDMGDYGQVLEAARGMDAIMNWTVVRQDPVASFAVSVRGAWHVMKAAAELGIEKVLHTGPEIIIPGYLHDHDIGDVPQAPGTAYYMLTKHLAMEICKIYARKYRIHTVCYQFNGLGPMPEEQVRNADHPPFTIVYDDLVEACRLALEIEEVPDFFQAFNMGSYLQQGKYTIDKARRILGYEPRTNPQRFYRRPVVAE; translated from the coding sequence ATGAAAAACGTCCTCCTCCTGGGCGCCTCCGGCAATATCGCGCCGTTCATCATCCCCGGCCTGGAACAACACTACAACCTGCGCCTGGCCGATATCCGCCCCCATCCCGGCGGAAAGCCCATCATGCACGTGGACATGGGCGACTACGGACAGGTGCTGGAAGCGGCCCGCGGCATGGACGCGATCATGAACTGGACCGTGGTCCGGCAAGACCCGGTGGCGAGTTTCGCCGTGTCCGTCCGGGGCGCCTGGCACGTGATGAAGGCGGCGGCGGAGCTCGGTATCGAGAAGGTCCTGCACACGGGTCCGGAGATCATCATCCCCGGCTACCTCCACGACCACGACATCGGCGACGTGCCCCAGGCACCGGGAACAGCTTACTATATGCTGACCAAGCACCTTGCGATGGAGATCTGCAAGATATACGCCCGCAAGTACCGGATACACACCGTGTGCTACCAGTTCAACGGACTGGGTCCGATGCCCGAAGAGCAGGTCAGGAACGCCGACCATCCACCCTTCACCATCGTCTACGACGACCTGGTGGAGGCCTGCCGGCTGGCGCTGGAGATCGAGGAGGTGCCGGACTTCTTCCAGGCCTTCAACATGGGCAGCTACCTGCAGCAGGGCAAGTACACCATCGACAAGGCCCGGCGCATCCTCGGCTACGAACCCCGTACCAACCCCCAGCGGTTCTACCGCCGGCCGGTGGTTGCGGAGTAA
- a CDS encoding aspartate aminotransferase family protein — translation MSQTALIERAERVFVGGGNGEFRLPPEANLVVTRGEGVTIHDTAGKTYIDFLLGSGPMILGHAHPEVVEAVTRQVARGTTFMALNEPAIELAERVADASPCGEKVRLVITGSESMQFALRTARAYTGRDRCLRFEGGWHGVSDAALHGARTLHPGAYPGTLPDGGGIPRSWSADMLAVPFNDVERATDIVERHHGELAAIVIEPLQRCILPRPGFFEAMRALCDRYGIVLIFDEIVTGFRMAWGGAQERYGVTADLAAYGKTISGGYPLAALCGRADVMDVMNGWRPADDPKRVIASGTFNGYPVGAVAGLATLDVLGRPGTYERLFAMGDRITREITAMGERHSIPLLVGGEGPVLQVLFTGEREIVDYGSMFRADKEKAFVFGVEMIKRGLFVSPYEKIYLSLVHTDGHIDRLLESAEEVLRDVIAKMD, via the coding sequence ATGTCGCAAACCGCATTGATCGAACGGGCCGAACGGGTCTTCGTGGGCGGAGGGAACGGGGAGTTCCGCCTTCCGCCCGAAGCCAACCTGGTCGTAACCCGCGGAGAAGGCGTAACGATCCACGACACCGCGGGAAAGACGTACATCGACTTTCTCCTGGGGTCCGGCCCCATGATCCTGGGCCACGCCCATCCCGAAGTGGTGGAGGCGGTGACCCGCCAGGTTGCGCGCGGGACGACCTTCATGGCCCTCAACGAACCGGCGATCGAACTGGCCGAACGGGTGGCCGACGCCTCGCCCTGCGGGGAGAAGGTCCGCCTGGTGATCACCGGGTCCGAATCGATGCAGTTCGCCCTGCGGACCGCCCGGGCCTATACGGGCCGCGACCGTTGCCTGCGTTTCGAGGGAGGCTGGCACGGCGTGAGCGATGCGGCGCTGCACGGGGCGCGGACGTTGCATCCCGGCGCCTATCCCGGCACGTTGCCGGACGGCGGCGGCATACCCCGGAGCTGGTCGGCGGACATGCTCGCGGTACCCTTCAACGACGTGGAGCGGGCTACCGATATCGTGGAACGCCACCACGGGGAACTCGCCGCGATCGTCATCGAGCCCCTCCAGCGGTGCATCCTGCCCCGGCCGGGCTTCTTCGAGGCGATGCGGGCGCTGTGCGACCGGTACGGCATCGTCCTCATCTTCGACGAGATCGTCACGGGCTTCCGCATGGCATGGGGCGGGGCGCAGGAACGCTACGGCGTGACCGCCGACCTGGCGGCCTACGGAAAGACGATCAGCGGCGGCTATCCCCTGGCCGCCCTATGCGGACGGGCCGATGTGATGGACGTCATGAACGGCTGGCGCCCGGCGGACGATCCGAAGCGGGTCATCGCCTCCGGCACCTTCAACGGCTATCCCGTGGGCGCCGTGGCCGGGCTGGCCACCCTCGACGTGCTGGGACGTCCCGGGACCTACGAGCGGCTCTTCGCCATGGGCGACCGCATCACCCGGGAGATCACGGCCATGGGCGAGCGCCATTCGATCCCCCTGCTCGTCGGCGGCGAAGGCCCCGTGCTCCAGGTGCTGTTCACCGGGGAGCGGGAGATCGTCGATTACGGGTCCATGTTCCGCGCCGACAAGGAGAAGGCCTTCGTCTTCGGCGTCGAGATGATCAAGCGGGGGCTCTTCGTCAGTCCCTACGAGAAGATCTACCTGTCCCTCGTGCACACGGACGGTCACATCGACCGGCTCCTGGAGTCGGCGGAAGAGGTGCTGCGGGACGTAATCGCGAAAATGGATTGA
- a CDS encoding aminotransferase class I/II-fold pyridoxal phosphate-dependent enzyme — MSNTPYRLHYNENPLGPSPLVMDRIKAHLAGLSLYPPRDDEALRNRLAAFYGRGVTPAHLFTTYSGSEALDLIARVFLAPGDEVIVCGPTFHVYERTAAWQGAKVIDVPLDGEDFSVRSDAVMEAVTTRTRLVYLGNPNNPTGSIVTRDDMDRLHEGLPGSVTLVSDEVYHQFVTRPDYPDSPADAVAGRNVIVLHSFSKVYGLAGLRVGVVISRTDIVERLAGLRRTFHLGSLEMEAAAAAIGDQDHVAQSVALAEQGKKTLYAAFERLGVACWPSEGNFVLFQTPIPADELAARMADRDILVGSGSRFGLAHSIRVSIGLPAANAAFVSALEGILIDHRQTVTTDGR, encoded by the coding sequence ATGTCGAATACTCCCTACCGACTGCATTACAACGAGAACCCGCTGGGTCCGTCCCCGTTGGTGATGGATCGGATCAAGGCTCACCTGGCCGGTCTCAGCCTCTATCCGCCCAGGGACGATGAAGCGCTGAGAAACCGCCTCGCGGCGTTCTACGGCAGGGGCGTGACGCCCGCCCACTTGTTCACGACCTACAGCGGCTCCGAAGCCCTGGACCTCATCGCCCGGGTCTTCCTGGCGCCCGGCGACGAGGTGATTGTTTGCGGGCCCACGTTCCACGTATACGAACGGACCGCGGCGTGGCAGGGCGCGAAGGTCATCGACGTACCCCTGGACGGCGAGGATTTCAGCGTCCGGAGCGACGCGGTCATGGAGGCGGTGACAACGCGGACGCGCCTGGTCTACCTGGGCAATCCCAACAACCCGACGGGTTCCATCGTTACCCGGGACGACATGGACCGGCTTCACGAGGGCCTGCCCGGCAGCGTGACCCTGGTTTCCGACGAGGTGTACCACCAGTTCGTGACCCGTCCGGACTATCCGGATTCGCCCGCTGATGCCGTAGCCGGGCGCAACGTGATCGTCCTCCACTCCTTCTCGAAGGTCTACGGGCTGGCCGGCCTTCGCGTCGGCGTGGTCATATCCCGTACCGACATCGTCGAACGCCTGGCGGGACTTCGCCGGACCTTTCACCTGGGTTCGCTCGAGATGGAGGCGGCCGCCGCGGCCATCGGGGACCAGGACCACGTCGCGCAATCCGTGGCGCTGGCGGAGCAGGGCAAGAAAACGCTCTACGCGGCCTTCGAACGGCTGGGGGTCGCCTGCTGGCCAAGCGAAGGCAACTTCGTGCTTTTCCAAACGCCGATTCCGGCCGACGAGCTCGCGGCGCGCATGGCCGACCGGGACATACTCGTGGGATCGGGCAGCCGTTTCGGCCTGGCGCACAGCATCCGGGTCAGCATCGGGCTTCCGGCGGCGAACGCGGCCTTCGTTTCGGCGCTGGAGGGCATCCTGATCGACCACAGGCAGACCGTGACGACAGACGGTCGCTGA
- a CDS encoding 4-hydroxy-tetrahydrodipicolinate synthase: protein MRGSIVPVVTPFKNGSLDLDGLAGLVEWQIRSGSHGVSVQGTTGEPGSLSLEERKEVIRAAAAAVDGRVPFVPGSASTHHEESVELSRFAQANGADALLFIAPYYSRPGQEGIFRHFDALAKCVDLPVILYNIPGRTAVNIEIDTVARLKEANDNLIGVKESNKDFEHINRLLHRMGRDFLVYSGIELLCYPILAIGGAGFVSATGNLMPAEVARLYNLVQEGKWLEARELHYHMMTLNDAVFMEINPVPVKTALGMMGKISPEVRLPLAPLSEPNREKLRGILADYGLIG, encoded by the coding sequence ATGCGCGGGTCGATCGTACCGGTGGTTACACCCTTCAAGAACGGTTCGCTGGACCTGGACGGCCTGGCCGGCCTGGTCGAGTGGCAGATCCGGAGCGGGTCCCATGGCGTGTCGGTGCAGGGGACGACGGGCGAACCGGGTTCGCTGTCCCTCGAAGAGCGGAAGGAAGTGATCCGCGCCGCGGCCGCGGCGGTGGACGGCAGGGTGCCCTTCGTGCCCGGCAGCGCATCCACCCACCACGAGGAGTCCGTCGAGCTTTCCCGCTTCGCCCAGGCGAACGGCGCCGACGCCCTGCTCTTCATCGCGCCGTACTACAGCCGGCCGGGCCAGGAAGGGATCTTCCGCCATTTCGACGCGCTTGCCAAATGCGTGGACCTGCCGGTCATCCTGTACAACATCCCCGGTCGCACGGCCGTCAACATCGAGATCGACACCGTGGCGCGGCTGAAGGAGGCCAACGACAATCTCATCGGCGTCAAGGAGTCGAACAAGGATTTCGAGCACATCAACCGGCTCCTGCACCGCATGGGCCGGGACTTTCTCGTGTACTCGGGGATCGAACTGCTCTGCTATCCCATTCTGGCCATCGGCGGGGCGGGGTTCGTGAGTGCCACGGGCAACCTGATGCCGGCGGAAGTGGCGCGGCTGTACAACCTGGTCCAGGAGGGCAAGTGGCTGGAGGCGCGCGAACTCCATTACCACATGATGACGCTCAACGACGCCGTGTTCATGGAGATCAATCCCGTGCCGGTCAAGACGGCCCTGGGCATGATGGGCAAAATCAGTCCCGAGGTCCGGCTGCCCCTGGCCCCATTGTCGGAACCGAACCGTGAGAAGCTGCGCGGGATCCTGGCGGACTACGGGCTGATCGGCTAG
- a CDS encoding nitroreductase family protein, translating to MKQRAEAFYRELRRRRTVRDFSDRPVPKSIIDHCLLAAGTAPSGANMQPWHFAAVADPEIKAKIRVAAEQEEQQFYREKAPQEWLDALAPLGTDEHKPFLETAPWLIAIFVQRHGVLPDGRNVKHYYAVESVGIATGMLIAAVHQAGLASLTHTPSPMNFLNRLLGRPANERPFLLLVVGYPAEDAEVPVITKKPLEDIATFI from the coding sequence ATGAAGCAACGGGCCGAAGCCTTCTACCGGGAGCTTCGCCGGCGGAGAACGGTCCGCGATTTCTCGGACCGGCCCGTGCCGAAGTCGATCATCGATCATTGCCTGCTGGCGGCCGGTACGGCACCGAGCGGCGCGAACATGCAGCCGTGGCATTTCGCCGCGGTGGCCGATCCGGAGATCAAGGCGAAGATCCGCGTCGCCGCCGAGCAGGAGGAACAGCAGTTCTACCGCGAGAAAGCGCCGCAGGAGTGGCTCGACGCCCTGGCGCCGCTGGGTACCGACGAACATAAGCCCTTCCTGGAAACGGCGCCGTGGCTGATCGCGATCTTCGTCCAGCGCCACGGCGTGCTACCCGACGGCCGGAACGTCAAGCACTACTACGCCGTGGAATCGGTGGGCATCGCCACGGGCATGCTGATTGCGGCGGTGCACCAGGCCGGCCTGGCGTCGCTCACCCACACGCCGAGTCCCATGAATTTCCTGAACCGCCTGCTGGGCAGGCCGGCCAACGAACGGCCCTTCCTGCTCCTGGTCGTCGGCTACCCGGCGGAGGACGCGGAAGTGCCGGTGATCACGAAGAAACCGCTCGAAGACATCGCCACGTTTATTTGA
- a CDS encoding alpha/beta hydrolase codes for MSLIRLPLIVTWGLVVLWFLLDVTNLVAGGPFNINWTIPAAAVWLAVICLRAGRGYGGFLYAALRYTAGVRLLIILLAVLGKTAGLDGDYFTWGRNVLFGLVIPHVVLWPVVTFIAGTLIWPVLALAMRRRQVSYRGAAMGVVVILLLVFIALPYLISTLYTGSVGPRRTARDTPADHGMAYEDVTLTTSDGLNLAAWYIPNETGRGTVIYCHGHTNHRGQMLDQAAFLHANGFNGLLLDFRRHGDSEGDLTTFGYYEWRDVQAALRFAVDERGEEGPVILWGVSMGAATALLTAAEEPGIDAVIAESSFYAASETLRSDLSRMFGLPTVPFGFLTSTITELRVGIRIDDLDIGRAVSGLDDTSVLLVGGTADRRMPLANNERLFEQIPGAGKEIYVAEGATHGDIWEMDREAYAEKVLAFLEKSGFVDETR; via the coding sequence ATGTCGCTCATCCGCCTGCCCCTGATCGTTACCTGGGGCCTGGTCGTCCTGTGGTTCCTGCTGGACGTCACGAACCTCGTTGCGGGCGGCCCCTTCAATATCAACTGGACCATTCCGGCCGCCGCCGTATGGCTTGCGGTCATCTGTCTCCGCGCGGGCAGGGGTTACGGCGGGTTTCTATACGCGGCGCTGCGCTATACGGCGGGCGTCCGCCTGCTGATCATCCTGCTGGCGGTACTGGGCAAGACCGCGGGGCTCGATGGCGATTATTTCACCTGGGGCCGCAACGTCCTCTTCGGCCTGGTCATTCCCCACGTCGTCCTGTGGCCGGTCGTCACCTTCATCGCGGGCACGCTGATCTGGCCGGTTCTGGCCCTGGCCATGCGCCGGAGACAGGTCTCCTATCGGGGCGCTGCCATGGGCGTCGTAGTCATCCTTCTGCTCGTCTTCATCGCCCTGCCCTACCTCATTTCGACCCTGTACACCGGCAGCGTGGGTCCCCGGCGCACGGCGCGGGACACCCCCGCGGACCACGGTATGGCCTACGAGGACGTAACGTTGACCACGTCCGACGGCCTGAACCTGGCCGCCTGGTACATCCCGAACGAGACCGGCCGGGGCACGGTCATCTACTGTCATGGCCATACCAACCACCGGGGCCAGATGCTCGACCAGGCCGCCTTCCTGCACGCAAACGGGTTCAACGGACTCCTGTTGGATTTCCGCCGCCACGGGGACAGTGAAGGCGATTTGACCACATTCGGCTATTACGAATGGCGCGACGTGCAGGCGGCCCTGAGATTCGCGGTCGACGAACGGGGCGAGGAGGGCCCGGTCATCCTGTGGGGCGTTTCCATGGGCGCGGCCACCGCGTTGCTCACGGCGGCGGAAGAGCCCGGGATCGACGCCGTCATCGCCGAGAGCAGCTTCTACGCCGCCTCCGAAACGCTGCGCAGCGACCTGAGCCGGATGTTCGGCCTGCCCACGGTGCCCTTCGGGTTTCTGACGAGTACGATTACGGAACTCCGCGTGGGCATCAGGATCGATGACCTGGACATCGGTCGCGCGGTGTCCGGACTGGACGACACGTCCGTGCTCCTGGTGGGCGGCACGGCGGACCGGCGCATGCCGCTGGCGAATAACGAGCGGCTGTTCGAGCAGATACCCGGTGCCGGCAAGGAGATCTACGTGGCCGAAGGCGCGACCCACGGCGACATCTGGGAAATGGACCGGGAGGCCTACGCGGAGAAAGTGCTGGCTTTCCTGGAGAAGTCGGGGTTCGTCGATGAAACCCGCTAG
- a CDS encoding aminotransferase class I/II-fold pyridoxal phosphate-dependent enzyme, which yields MLNRMKETAGSGLTRRHFLSGALAGGLAGAALTLADRLALAQTMATGGLTAKDIHGIGVEPGLVRMALNENPIGPSPKALEAIAENMFNINRYSFGGGDIYGALAEFDGMELPPPPRFGGTGRMGGGGRFFRQTPVYITAGSGALLSQIALTYLSKGGTEVIEADMGYGDISGAAEMYQQFADLDVNIIRTPMKDYTHDLDAMLAAITPKTSVVVITNPNNPTGTLLSFEETEKFVAAVPENVIVVIDEAYIHFVRDPQYRTAASLTRQYDNVIVTRTFSKVFGMPAMRLGYGICSQAIQQKLRFYSTGRANALAVAAGEASLKDRNHYNRSRAVVQHFRDRLEDEFTKMGLEYIPSESNFMMVDLGKPSMNIMREMFRKGVMVTNRRRQQMPTWIRVSSGDERETEVFLNVLKEALGKTS from the coding sequence ATGTTGAACCGTATGAAGGAGACGGCCGGTTCCGGCCTTACCCGTCGCCATTTTCTCTCGGGAGCACTTGCGGGCGGCCTCGCCGGCGCCGCGCTGACGCTGGCCGATCGCCTGGCCCTCGCCCAGACCATGGCTACGGGCGGCCTTACCGCCAAGGACATCCACGGGATCGGCGTCGAGCCGGGTCTCGTCCGCATGGCGCTGAACGAGAATCCCATCGGACCGTCCCCGAAGGCGTTGGAGGCCATCGCCGAGAACATGTTCAATATCAACCGGTATTCCTTCGGCGGCGGTGATATCTACGGCGCGCTGGCCGAATTCGACGGTATGGAGTTGCCGCCCCCTCCCAGGTTCGGTGGTACGGGTCGTATGGGCGGTGGAGGTCGTTTCTTCAGGCAGACTCCGGTCTACATTACGGCGGGATCCGGCGCGCTCCTTTCCCAAATCGCGCTGACCTACCTGAGCAAGGGCGGCACCGAGGTCATCGAGGCCGATATGGGATACGGCGACATTTCGGGTGCTGCCGAGATGTACCAGCAATTCGCCGACCTCGACGTGAACATCATCCGCACGCCCATGAAGGACTACACGCACGACCTGGACGCCATGCTCGCGGCCATCACGCCGAAGACGTCCGTGGTGGTCATCACCAATCCGAACAACCCGACCGGCACGCTGCTCTCCTTCGAAGAGACGGAGAAGTTCGTGGCCGCCGTGCCCGAGAACGTGATCGTGGTCATCGACGAGGCCTACATTCATTTCGTCAGGGATCCGCAGTACCGGACCGCGGCGTCGTTGACCAGGCAGTACGACAACGTGATCGTCACCCGTACCTTTTCCAAGGTCTTCGGCATGCCTGCCATGCGCCTCGGTTACGGGATCTGCAGCCAGGCCATCCAGCAGAAGCTGCGATTCTACAGCACGGGCCGCGCCAACGCCCTGGCCGTGGCAGCGGGCGAGGCGTCCCTGAAGGACAGGAATCACTACAACCGCTCCCGGGCGGTCGTCCAGCACTTCCGGGACCGGCTGGAAGACGAATTCACGAAGATGGGACTGGAGTACATCCCGTCCGAAAGCAATTTCATGATGGTCGACCTGGGCAAGCCGTCGATGAACATCATGCGGGAGATGTTCCGGAAGGGTGTCATGGTGACGAACCGGCGCAGGCAGCAGATGCCCACGTGGATCCGCGTATCCTCCGGCGACGAGCGGGAAACGGAAGTCTTCCTCAACGTGCTGAAAGAAGCTTTGGGCAAGACCAGCTAG
- a CDS encoding tungsten ABC transporter substrate-binding protein: MRLGFISLLLLFVAAFAAFAVFVDAAEAQPRLKLATTTSTDDSGLLDILLPPFEEKQAGGIRVDVIAVGTGKALKLAENGDVDAVLVHAPKLEEAFVAAGFGVDRRNVMYNDFVVVGPSADQAEIAGTERVADAFATIARRKALFFSRGDLSGTHLKERAIWDLSGIEPSGDWYVEVGQGMAATLRMADEKRGYVLIDRGTYLALRETVNLRVLVEYDPPLHNPYSIIAVNPERWPHVKYGHARAFIDYVTSPEAQAIIGGYRKYGQPLFTPSATD; encoded by the coding sequence ATGCGTCTCGGTTTTATTTCGCTCCTGCTGCTTTTCGTCGCGGCTTTCGCGGCCTTCGCGGTCTTCGTAGACGCCGCGGAAGCGCAGCCGCGCCTCAAGCTCGCAACGACGACCAGCACCGACGACTCCGGACTGCTGGACATCCTCCTTCCGCCTTTCGAAGAAAAGCAGGCGGGCGGGATCCGGGTGGACGTCATTGCCGTGGGTACGGGCAAGGCCCTGAAGCTGGCCGAAAACGGGGACGTGGACGCGGTCCTCGTACACGCGCCGAAGCTGGAGGAGGCCTTCGTGGCCGCCGGCTTCGGAGTGGATCGCCGGAACGTCATGTATAACGATTTCGTCGTCGTCGGGCCGTCTGCCGACCAGGCGGAGATCGCTGGGACGGAACGGGTCGCAGACGCCTTCGCCACCATCGCGCGGAGGAAAGCGTTGTTCTTCTCGCGGGGCGACCTGTCCGGCACCCACCTGAAGGAACGGGCGATCTGGGACCTTTCCGGGATCGAGCCCTCGGGGGACTGGTACGTGGAAGTGGGCCAGGGCATGGCGGCCACGCTGCGGATGGCGGACGAGAAGCGGGGTTACGTACTGATCGACCGGGGCACCTACCTGGCCCTGAGGGAAACGGTGAACCTTCGGGTCCTGGTGGAATACGATCCCCCGCTGCACAACCCCTACAGCATCATCGCCGTCAACCCCGAGCGGTGGCCACATGTCAAGTACGGGCATGCGCGCGCGTTCATCGACTACGTGACCTCGCCGGAAGCCCAGGCCATCATTGGCGGATACCGGAAATACGGCCAGCCGTTGTTCACCCCGTCCGCGACGGACTGA
- a CDS encoding Gfo/Idh/MocA family oxidoreductase → MIRIGILGIGFMGTTHFMAIKHLANAEVGAICTRDERKLSGDWRHIQGNFGGGGGVQDLTGIRTCTDIDEVLGDPDIDLVDVCLPTALHHEVVLRALDAGKHVLVEKPIALGLDEADRMIARAGEAGRTLMVAHVLKFFPEFAFLKAAIDDGRYGRLLGLHLKRVISKPLWGEGNWFGDYERTGAAGIDLHIHDTDYLRYLFGMPDSVHADGKTSPNGYVLYLNTQYGYDDRDITVSSQCGAISSAAFEHGYDAYFEEGTLWYNVLSERPVTLYTPDGGRTEPEIDFPEAFEAQLGYAVDALENGTEPDLVSAGAARDALRICHGEAESVKTGKTVRFPD, encoded by the coding sequence TTGATACGCATCGGCATCCTGGGCATCGGTTTCATGGGGACGACCCACTTCATGGCGATCAAGCATCTGGCGAACGCGGAGGTGGGGGCCATCTGCACCCGGGACGAACGGAAACTGAGCGGCGACTGGCGGCATATCCAGGGCAACTTCGGGGGAGGCGGCGGCGTGCAGGACCTTACCGGCATCCGTACCTGTACCGATATCGACGAGGTGCTGGGCGACCCGGACATCGATCTGGTCGACGTGTGCCTGCCCACGGCCCTGCACCACGAAGTCGTCCTGCGCGCGCTGGACGCCGGCAAGCACGTCCTCGTCGAGAAGCCCATCGCCCTCGGGCTGGACGAGGCGGACCGCATGATCGCCCGGGCGGGGGAAGCCGGCCGGACGCTGATGGTCGCCCACGTGCTGAAGTTCTTCCCCGAGTTCGCCTTCCTCAAGGCCGCCATCGACGACGGCCGCTACGGCCGCCTGCTGGGCCTGCATCTCAAGCGGGTCATCTCCAAGCCCCTCTGGGGAGAGGGCAACTGGTTCGGAGACTACGAGCGCACGGGCGCGGCGGGTATCGACCTGCACATCCACGACACCGATTACCTGCGTTACCTCTTCGGCATGCCGGACAGTGTGCACGCCGACGGCAAGACGAGTCCGAACGGCTACGTGCTCTACCTGAACACGCAGTACGGGTACGACGACCGCGACATCACCGTCTCGTCCCAGTGCGGGGCCATCAGTTCGGCCGCCTTCGAACACGGTTACGACGCCTATTTCGAGGAAGGCACGCTCTGGTACAACGTGCTTTCCGAACGGCCGGTAACGCTCTACACGCCCGACGGCGGCCGAACCGAACCGGAAATCGACTTTCCCGAGGCCTTCGAGGCCCAGTTGGGATACGCCGTCGACGCCCTGGAGAACGGCACGGAGCCCGACCTGGTCTCGGCCGGCGCGGCCCGCGACGCCCTGCGGATCTGCCACGGAGAGGCCGAATCGGTGAAGACGGGCAAGACCGTGCGGTTTCCGGACTGA